CGCGCGGCCGATGATCCAGGTCGTCGACCTGCACAAGACGTTCGGCGAGCACAAGGTGCTCACGGGCATCAACCTCACCATCCCCGAGGGCAGCACGTGCGTCATCCTCGGCGGCTCGGGCTCCGGCAAGACGGTGCTGATGAAGCACATGATCGGCCTGCTCAAGCCGGACCAGGGCCAGGTGCTCATCGACGGAGAGGACATCGTCCCGCTGGGGGACGTGGAGCTGGAGCGGGTGCGCCGCAAGTTCGGCATGGTGTTCCAGGCCGCGGCGCTCTTCGACTCGATGAACGTGTTCGAGAACGTGGCCTTCCCGCTGCGCGAGCACCGCAAGGAGCTGCCCGAGGAGCAGGTGCGGCAGATCGTCCGCTCCAAGCTGGACCTGATGGGCCTGCCCGTCTCCGTGGAGTCCAAGTTCCCGGCGGATCTGTCCGGTGGCATGCGCAAGCGCGTGGGCCTGGCGCGCGCGGTCATCCTGGATCCGAAGATCGTCCTCTATGACGAGCCCACCACGGGCCTGGATCCCATCACCACGGACTACGTGGACGAGATGATCCTGGAGGCGCAGGCCCAGCTGAAGGTGACCAGCGTCGTCATCAGCCACGACATCGCCTCGGCCTTCAACGTGGGCAACTACATCGCCTTCCTGTCCAAGGGCCTCATCATCGAATTCGGACCTCCGGAGCAGCTGCGCAACTCCGAGAACCCCGTGGTCCAGAAGTTCCTGCAGACATGGTTCGGGAAGAACTAGCCATGCGGACCCTTCACAGGGAAATGCTGGCACCCGGGCCGCAAACCGCTATTGTCCCCCCGGCCGGACCCCCTCGGAGTCACTCCAGGTGAAGAAGCTCGTCACGCCGTTCCGTGTAGGACTGCTGGTGCTCGCTGCCGGCGCCTTCTTCTTCGCGTTCTTCGTGTTCGCGCGGAAGGGTGGTTTGAGCGACAAGGAAGCCACCTCCGTGTGGGCCTACTTCCGGGACGCCTCGGGCCTGAGCGCCAAGAGCCGCGTGCAGATCGCCGGCATCCCCGTGGGAGAGATCAGCCAGATCACCCTGGAGGGCACGCGCGCCAAGGTGCTGCTGAAGATCCGCCGGGACGTGGATCTGCGCGAGGACGCCGTGCTCACCAAGCGCTCCGAGTCCCTGCTGGGGGACTACCTGCTGGATCTCAACCCCGGCACCGAGCAGGCCCCGCTGATGCCGGAGAACGGGCAGATCCGTCGGGTGATCGACACCCAGGGCATGGAGGCCGTCTTCCAGTCGCTCAGCCAGATCACCGCGGACATCCAGCAGGTGACGGCGGCGCTGCGAGACGTGCTCGGCGGAGAGAAGGGCGCCGGCTCGCTGCAGCGGATCGTCGAGAACCTCATCCGCCTGTCGGAGTCCGTGGACAACACGGTGCGCTCCAGCGGCGAGCGGCTCAACGCCATCCTCGCCAACTTCCAGGGCGTCTCCGAGGACGTGCGCGGGCTGACGGCGGAGAACGAGGCGGAGGTCACCCGCATCGTCAACAACATCGAGGGCATCACCAAGGACGTGCGCGAGGTGCTCAACACCGTGAAGACGGTGGTGGGCAGCAACGAGGGCGATCTGAAGGAGGGCGTGTCCAGCCTGAAGGAGACGATCCAGAAGCTGGACCGGACGCTGGGCAACCTGGAGCAGATCACCCAGAACGTGCGCGAGGGCGAGGGCGTGGTGGGCACGCTGCTGGCGGACAAGCAGCTGGGCCAGCGGCTCACGGAGGCGGTGACGGACGTGTCCGACTACGCCAGCCGGCTCACCGGTCTGCAGACGG
The sequence above is drawn from the Hyalangium gracile genome and encodes:
- a CDS encoding MlaD family protein; translated protein: MKKLVTPFRVGLLVLAAGAFFFAFFVFARKGGLSDKEATSVWAYFRDASGLSAKSRVQIAGIPVGEISQITLEGTRAKVLLKIRRDVDLREDAVLTKRSESLLGDYLLDLNPGTEQAPLMPENGQIRRVIDTQGMEAVFQSLSQITADIQQVTAALRDVLGGEKGAGSLQRIVENLIRLSESVDNTVRSSGERLNAILANFQGVSEDVRGLTAENEAEVTRIVNNIEGITKDVREVLNTVKTVVGSNEGDLKEGVSSLKETIQKLDRTLGNLEQITQNVREGEGVVGTLLADKQLGQRLTEAVTDVSDYASRLTGLQTEVGLQATYLVAQGRSKNSLSLRLIPKPDKYYLLEIIDDPRGLVEVQVVQNNPPASGQPVEQTQKITRETFKISAQFAKRYYFTTLRFGLIESTGGVGADLHFLEDALTLKLDAFNFSAEELRYPRLRATLRAQAFDHLFVTAGMDDILNAQQRDTATRRLIAGRDFFFGGGIFFTDDDLKALLPSVPTP
- a CDS encoding ABC transporter ATP-binding protein, producing MIQVVDLHKTFGEHKVLTGINLTIPEGSTCVILGGSGSGKTVLMKHMIGLLKPDQGQVLIDGEDIVPLGDVELERVRRKFGMVFQAAALFDSMNVFENVAFPLREHRKELPEEQVRQIVRSKLDLMGLPVSVESKFPADLSGGMRKRVGLARAVILDPKIVLYDEPTTGLDPITTDYVDEMILEAQAQLKVTSVVISHDIASAFNVGNYIAFLSKGLIIEFGPPEQLRNSENPVVQKFLQTWFGKN